Proteins encoded together in one candidate division WOR-3 bacterium window:
- a CDS encoding DUF4139 domain-containing protein encodes MNLILTLIFGITVSSKVDTVIVYSNQVVVVRTASVTLNGSAELTIPNLPGALDNNSVRVRAPGLRIGEVQIKPGYLAEPTPEVRRLESRVKALEDSLKMLEDEGNILKAKEDFLNSIKLGTPEIIARELQQGKVAPESWRGALNFVAEELTKVKIRALTLSRQQDETRKRLDAARQELANARALVENRKQLRFVAEGEPGSYALTVSYSLPRAANWQPYYELRAKPGTDQVDINYFARLNQRTGEDWEDVKIILSTATPSRELQPPQPYPWYLWLIEETAPRVARAAAEYTSESAVPEDAFKAPPAPGGEELSTVETGVSIQYVIPGRVSLKSGEQAKKLPLKQITLPARFEYYTLPRANEKAFLTAQLANTSDFILLSGEASTYVGDEYTGTTTIATLAPQESLEIGFGIDDRIKVKRELVKTFKTRIGFLNKTERLQFVYHTTVENFNPKPINIKIVEQVPVSQQKEIKVTITRQEPKPTEQNEAQGTLTYITEIPSGKKFEINLEYNVEYPAGKRVNGLY; translated from the coding sequence ATGAACTTAATTCTAACGTTGATTTTTGGTATCACCGTATCTTCAAAGGTTGACACGGTCATCGTCTATTCAAATCAGGTGGTCGTTGTCCGCACCGCCTCGGTCACCTTGAACGGAAGCGCGGAACTGACAATTCCTAACCTGCCCGGTGCACTGGACAACAACTCCGTGCGGGTCCGCGCCCCGGGGTTACGCATCGGTGAGGTGCAGATAAAACCGGGTTACCTTGCCGAACCAACCCCTGAGGTCCGAAGGCTGGAAAGCCGGGTCAAGGCACTGGAAGACAGTTTAAAAATGCTTGAGGACGAAGGGAACATCCTCAAGGCAAAAGAAGATTTCCTCAATTCAATAAAACTGGGTACCCCGGAAATCATCGCCCGCGAACTCCAGCAGGGCAAGGTTGCCCCGGAGTCGTGGCGCGGTGCCCTGAACTTTGTTGCCGAAGAGTTAACTAAAGTAAAAATCCGCGCCCTTACCCTTTCCCGGCAGCAAGATGAGACCAGAAAACGGCTTGATGCTGCCCGCCAGGAACTGGCTAATGCCCGCGCCCTGGTTGAAAACCGCAAACAGTTGCGGTTTGTCGCCGAAGGCGAACCCGGTTCCTATGCCTTGACCGTCTCCTACTCGCTACCCCGGGCAGCAAACTGGCAACCCTACTACGAACTGCGGGCAAAACCGGGCACCGACCAGGTTGACATCAACTACTTTGCCCGACTCAACCAGCGCACCGGCGAGGACTGGGAAGATGTCAAAATCATCCTCTCCACCGCAACACCGAGCCGTGAACTCCAGCCACCGCAACCTTATCCCTGGTACCTGTGGTTGATTGAAGAAACCGCGCCGCGCGTAGCCCGCGCCGCGGCGGAATATACCTCTGAATCCGCTGTTCCGGAGGATGCCTTCAAAGCCCCACCCGCACCCGGTGGCGAAGAGCTATCAACTGTGGAAACCGGCGTATCCATCCAGTATGTCATTCCGGGTCGGGTGAGTTTAAAATCCGGGGAACAGGCAAAAAAACTGCCGTTAAAACAGATTACCCTGCCGGCACGGTTTGAGTACTACACCTTACCCCGTGCCAATGAAAAAGCCTTCCTCACCGCCCAACTCGCCAATACCTCTGACTTCATCCTCCTGAGCGGTGAAGCCAGCACCTATGTGGGCGACGAATACACCGGCACAACCACCATCGCCACCCTCGCACCGCAGGAGTCGCTGGAAATCGGCTTTGGCATTGATGACCGCATCAAAGTGAAACGGGAACTGGTCAAGACCTTCAAAACCCGCATTGGTTTTTTGAACAAAACCGAACGGCTCCAGTTCGTCTATCACACCACGGTTGAAAACTTCAACCCGAAACCGATTAATATCAAAATCGTCGAACAGGTTCCCGTGTCCCAGCAGAAGGAAATAAAAGTCACCATCACCCGGCAGGAACCAAAACCGACCGAGCAGAATGAAGCACAGGGCACTTTAACCTACATAACCGAAATCCCGTCGGGCAAGAAATTTGAAATCAACCTTGAGTACAATGTTGAGTACCCGGCGGGAAAAAGGGTAAACGGGTTGTATTAG
- the trmFO gene encoding methylenetetrahydrofolate--tRNA-(uracil(54)-C(5))-methyltransferase (FADH(2)-oxidizing) TrmFO — MVTVIGAGLAGCEASLQCRRFGVAVRLYEMRPALMTPAHQTGDVAELVCSNSLKSEETTNAHGLLKAELKIYGSFLLRCAERARVPGGKALVVDRKKFSQEVENELQEAGVELIRREVNSPPETPTIIAAGPLASPAITQFLIQFLGARQLFFYDAIAPIVAADSLNLDKMFFASRYGKGDDYLNCPLTEPEYNRLVEELAHGALYQAHEFDRVPFFEGCLPVEELARRDRLALAFGPLKPVGLIDPRTGKMPFAVVQLRKENQAGTMFNLVGFQTRLKRTEQERIFRLIPGLEHAQFLRYGSIHRNTFLNSPELLLPTLQTKKRADLFIAGQLTGVEGYVESIATGLLAGINAARLIRNEPPLVPPETTILGALIKYITSAHPNFQPMNANFGILPPLKTTARGLKKRTLLARCALSAAQQWAKKHFDIQS; from the coding sequence ATGGTCACGGTAATTGGTGCCGGACTTGCCGGCTGTGAAGCCTCACTCCAGTGCCGCCGTTTCGGGGTTGCGGTCCGGCTCTACGAAATGCGCCCCGCCTTAATGACCCCGGCGCATCAGACCGGTGATGTTGCCGAACTGGTTTGCTCCAACTCCCTGAAATCCGAAGAGACAACAAATGCCCACGGCTTACTCAAAGCCGAGTTGAAAATATACGGTTCCTTCCTTCTCCGGTGTGCCGAAAGGGCAAGAGTACCGGGCGGTAAAGCGCTCGTTGTTGACCGCAAAAAGTTTTCCCAAGAAGTGGAAAATGAACTTCAAGAGGCGGGCGTCGAACTCATCCGCAGGGAAGTCAATTCCCCACCCGAAACTCCTACCATCATCGCCGCCGGTCCGCTTGCCTCACCGGCAATAACCCAGTTCCTGATTCAGTTCCTGGGCGCCCGGCAACTCTTCTTCTACGATGCGATAGCGCCCATCGTTGCTGCCGACTCGTTAAATCTTGATAAGATGTTTTTCGCCTCCCGCTATGGGAAAGGTGACGACTATCTAAACTGCCCTTTAACTGAACCGGAGTACAACCGTCTGGTTGAAGAACTTGCCCACGGTGCGCTCTATCAGGCGCACGAATTTGACCGTGTCCCGTTCTTTGAAGGCTGTCTTCCGGTCGAAGAACTTGCCCGCCGCGACCGGCTTGCCCTTGCCTTTGGTCCCCTGAAACCGGTTGGTCTTATCGACCCCCGCACCGGCAAAATGCCTTTTGCCGTTGTCCAGTTGCGCAAAGAAAACCAAGCGGGCACAATGTTTAACCTCGTCGGCTTCCAGACGCGACTGAAACGCACCGAACAGGAGCGCATCTTCCGTCTTATACCCGGCTTGGAACACGCCCAATTTCTCCGCTACGGCAGCATCCACCGCAACACCTTTCTAAACAGCCCGGAGTTACTTTTGCCCACCCTCCAGACGAAGAAACGAGCAGACCTCTTCATCGCCGGTCAACTGACCGGTGTTGAAGGGTATGTGGAATCAATCGCTACCGGCTTGTTAGCCGGTATCAATGCCGCACGGCTCATTCGCAACGAACCGCCTCTTGTCCCACCCGAAACAACCATCCTCGGCGCGCTCATAAAATACATCACCTCCGCCCACCCAAACTTCCAGCCGATGAACGCCAACTTTGGCATCCTGCCGCCCCTTAAAACCACTGCCCGGGGCTTAAAAAAGCGCACCCTTCTTGCCCGGTGTGCCTTGAGCGCAGCGCAGCAGTGGGCGAAAAAACATTTTGACATTCAGTCTTAA
- the ndk gene encoding nucleoside-diphosphate kinase — MARQPERTLLIIKPDAVKRGLIGAIISRLEQAGFNITRIIMKQLSRPEAEGFYAIHRGKEFFSGLVEFITSGPVVALLIEGAGCQHRLREFVGATDPAKAQPGTIRADFGTSVRMNAVHASNPEEDVDREINFFFPDQNQNPK, encoded by the coding sequence ATGGCGCGACAGCCCGAAAGAACCCTCCTCATCATTAAACCCGATGCGGTAAAAAGGGGACTTATCGGTGCAATTATCTCCCGCCTTGAACAGGCAGGATTTAATATCACCCGAATAATTATGAAACAACTGAGCCGCCCTGAAGCCGAAGGGTTTTATGCCATCCATCGCGGCAAAGAATTTTTTTCCGGACTCGTGGAGTTCATCACATCCGGACCGGTGGTGGCGCTCTTGATTGAAGGTGCAGGCTGTCAACATCGCCTCCGGGAATTTGTCGGTGCTACTGACCCGGCAAAGGCACAACCGGGCACCATCCGCGCCGATTTCGGCACATCGGTGCGGATGAATGCGGTCCATGCCTCCAATCCCGAAGAAGATGTCGACCGGGAGATAAACTTTTTCTTCCCGGACCAGAACCAAAACCCCAAGTAA
- a CDS encoding C25 family cysteine peptidase, with the protein MNNNLSGFKKLQFWGLLMFLPVALFAGTVTQTLEFNTRDIYITEANGFDVVQMPKYASMVEPGKPALPVAPFNVVIPANASVTAVRVVPEQVLELPGVYRVHPAQPPIPFSAKNQPQFVPPDPVVYSTPAPYPEAVYEWNGYTGTMMGWRLCPFAVYPLHWDPVTGKLTLYRRLKVYVDYEEGALTPPTLTEKQLAHFGLAVASIVVNPEAVRQFAPPQRLGDNMDCDYAIITSSSLAANFQTFAEWRTRKGYYTRIFKTDSISNVYPGRDLQEKIRNFIIDYWQNHGLIYLLLAGDNSIVPARRGYVTVGNETDYIPADVYYADLQWSWDGNRNNIFGEVNGDTVDLFYDLFVGRASVDNATQVSTFVNKTLYYEKTPTTDYLQKMLLPYVELWTGYSGRIVSDTIAAKTPSGWSDRYIANPTTTTPMRDSINAGFHFCHVAAHGDDYGFYTQSGTPIYTTTIARNQTNSTRPVILNSIACISGNFEASDCLAEELVNNPNGGAVATIMNSRYGWGTPPQMGPSEKLDCMFYDYYFLGDTVEIGRNHCSSKGVYGYMAQSQPLWRWCYYELNLFGDPALPMWNGVPGTMTVQNRDTTTTGAQTFQVTVTSGGNPVVGALVCLYKPGELHEVGRTDGAGVARVIINPITPGTMYLTITRKQFLPVEKTVTVIPGAPQPYIAIQSTFVDDGANHQLDPGETADLYVTLKNLGNAGATNVNGTLRTASAYITRLDSTSAYGNLNSGDTARGDRYRLSASASTPPGTQISFTLHITSNEGTWDHTFTLTVGTPIQPGAVCLDHDTGYCRLSVTALGSIGFTEPPSLDLGAGFSYPKSSSSSLYYASFLLGNSTSYIVDRFYGQPASSYNTDFRIVDSLRPVIPPQTGDEQFRAVLSDAGHTTPKNIRVTQNSYMNAASGYDDFVVLVYDIQNQGSSAVNGLYAGIIADFDVGSNSASNTVTSNETKRFSFMRSSSSANPCVGLKILVPQSFANLCAIDHARYVYPDSAMTEGMKLRILNGTINQRNSNRAYDWSVGVSVGPFDLNPGSSYRVAFAIVGGSSEANFEVNADSAQNWFDSNVGIADEEGTTRSRNLPGVVCQPNPFSHSVTIRYNLNRSGRVQAEVFDISGRSVATLLNQVMEPGEIKLNWNARQVANGVYLLRITSPDGKQTQKLIVKR; encoded by the coding sequence ATGAATAATAACTTGTCAGGTTTCAAGAAACTCCAGTTTTGGGGACTTCTAATGTTTTTGCCGGTGGCGCTCTTTGCCGGCACAGTAACCCAGACGCTGGAGTTCAATACCAGAGACATCTACATCACCGAAGCAAACGGCTTTGATGTTGTTCAGATGCCGAAATACGCCTCTATGGTTGAACCGGGCAAACCCGCACTACCGGTCGCCCCGTTCAATGTTGTCATCCCGGCTAACGCCTCAGTAACAGCAGTTCGTGTCGTTCCCGAACAGGTGCTGGAACTGCCCGGTGTCTATCGAGTTCATCCTGCCCAGCCGCCAATCCCGTTTTCCGCAAAGAACCAGCCCCAATTCGTTCCGCCCGACCCGGTTGTTTACTCAACACCAGCACCTTATCCCGAAGCAGTTTATGAATGGAACGGCTATACCGGCACGATGATGGGCTGGCGCTTGTGTCCTTTTGCGGTTTATCCCTTACACTGGGACCCCGTTACCGGCAAACTCACACTTTACCGTCGGTTAAAGGTCTATGTCGATTACGAGGAAGGTGCGCTAACACCACCGACCTTAACCGAAAAGCAGCTGGCACATTTTGGTCTTGCAGTGGCAAGCATTGTTGTCAATCCCGAAGCGGTCAGGCAGTTCGCCCCGCCGCAACGGTTGGGCGACAATATGGACTGCGACTATGCTATCATCACCAGTTCCTCCCTTGCCGCAAATTTCCAGACCTTTGCCGAATGGCGTACCAGAAAGGGCTACTACACCCGCATTTTCAAAACCGACTCCATCAGTAATGTTTATCCGGGCAGAGACTTGCAGGAAAAAATCCGTAATTTCATCATTGACTACTGGCAGAACCACGGGTTAATCTATCTTCTCCTGGCTGGTGACAACTCAATTGTTCCTGCCCGCCGCGGTTATGTTACTGTCGGGAACGAGACCGACTACATTCCGGCTGATGTCTACTACGCAGACCTGCAGTGGTCATGGGACGGCAACCGCAACAACATCTTCGGTGAAGTCAACGGTGATACGGTTGATCTGTTCTACGACCTGTTTGTCGGTCGGGCTTCTGTTGACAATGCCACTCAAGTCAGCACCTTTGTCAATAAAACGCTTTACTATGAAAAAACCCCGACCACCGACTACCTGCAAAAGATGCTCCTTCCCTATGTGGAACTCTGGACCGGCTACTCAGGTCGAATCGTGTCCGACACCATCGCCGCCAAAACACCCTCGGGCTGGTCTGACCGTTACATCGCCAATCCGACAACGACCACGCCAATGCGGGACTCTATCAACGCCGGCTTTCACTTCTGTCATGTTGCCGCACATGGCGATGACTATGGCTTCTACACCCAATCCGGTACACCCATCTACACCACCACCATTGCCCGCAACCAGACGAACTCCACCCGGCCGGTGATATTGAACTCAATCGCCTGTATCTCCGGCAACTTTGAAGCCTCGGACTGTCTCGCCGAAGAACTGGTGAACAACCCGAACGGTGGCGCAGTCGCAACCATTATGAACTCCCGCTATGGCTGGGGCACACCGCCGCAGATGGGCCCTTCAGAAAAACTGGACTGTATGTTTTACGATTACTACTTCTTAGGCGACACGGTCGAAATCGGCCGCAACCACTGCTCGAGCAAAGGGGTTTACGGCTATATGGCGCAGAGTCAGCCGCTCTGGAGATGGTGCTACTATGAGTTGAACCTGTTTGGTGACCCGGCACTGCCTATGTGGAACGGTGTTCCCGGAACGATGACCGTTCAAAATCGGGACACCACCACTACCGGTGCCCAGACTTTCCAGGTAACAGTGACCAGCGGTGGTAACCCGGTTGTGGGCGCTTTGGTATGTCTCTACAAACCGGGCGAACTGCACGAAGTTGGCCGCACCGACGGCGCCGGTGTTGCCCGCGTTATTATCAACCCCATCACCCCAGGCACAATGTATTTGACCATCACCCGCAAGCAGTTTCTACCGGTTGAGAAAACGGTTACGGTCATTCCTGGTGCGCCCCAACCCTATATCGCCATTCAAAGCACCTTTGTTGACGACGGCGCCAATCACCAGTTGGACCCCGGAGAAACCGCCGACCTCTATGTAACCTTAAAAAATCTCGGCAATGCCGGTGCAACCAATGTCAACGGTACACTCCGCACCGCCTCCGCTTACATCACCCGATTAGACTCAACCAGCGCCTACGGCAATCTCAATTCAGGCGACACGGCGCGCGGCGACCGGTATCGGCTGAGCGCCAGTGCCTCAACCCCGCCTGGCACCCAAATCTCTTTCACCCTCCACATCACCAGCAACGAAGGCACCTGGGACCACACTTTCACCCTCACCGTGGGCACGCCAATCCAACCGGGTGCTGTCTGTCTTGACCACGACACCGGCTACTGCCGCCTTTCGGTCACCGCCCTGGGCTCAATCGGTTTTACCGAACCACCTTCGCTTGATTTGGGCGCGGGCTTCTCCTATCCCAAGAGTTCTTCCTCCAGCCTTTACTACGCCAGTTTCCTTCTTGGCAACAGCACCAGTTACATTGTTGACCGTTTTTATGGCCAGCCTGCATCCAGTTACAACACCGACTTCCGAATTGTAGACTCTTTGCGTCCGGTGATTCCGCCGCAGACCGGAGACGAGCAGTTCCGGGCGGTACTGAGTGACGCGGGTCACACCACTCCCAAAAACATCCGGGTTACCCAGAACTCCTATATGAACGCGGCAAGTGGCTATGACGACTTCGTCGTTCTGGTCTACGACATTCAGAATCAGGGTTCAAGCGCTGTGAACGGGCTCTACGCCGGAATAATCGCCGACTTTGATGTTGGTTCCAATTCCGCCTCCAATACCGTAACCTCGAACGAAACTAAACGGTTCTCCTTTATGCGTTCCTCATCAAGTGCCAATCCTTGTGTTGGGTTAAAAATTCTTGTCCCGCAATCTTTTGCCAATCTGTGTGCCATCGACCACGCCCGTTATGTCTATCCCGACTCAGCGATGACCGAAGGGATGAAGTTGCGCATCCTCAATGGAACAATCAATCAGCGCAACTCGAACCGCGCTTATGACTGGTCGGTTGGTGTTTCCGTCGGTCCCTTTGACCTGAACCCCGGAAGCAGTTATCGGGTGGCTTTTGCCATAGTGGGCGGCTCTTCGGAAGCGAACTTCGAGGTGAATGCCGATAGTGCCCAGAACTGGTTTGACAGCAATGTCGGCATTGCGGACGAGGAAGGTACCACCCGAAGCAGAAATCTCCCGGGTGTTGTTTGTCAGCCCAACCCCTTCTCCCATTCGGTCACCATCCGCTACAACCTCAACCGAAGCGGCAGGGTTCAGGCAGAAGTTTTTGACATCAGCGGCCGGTCTGTTGCCACGCTTCTTAACCAGGTTATGGAGCCCGGTGAGATAAAACTCAACTGGAACGCCCGCCAGGTGGCAAACGGTGTTTATCTTTTGCGGATAACTTCACCGGACGGCAAACAAACTCAGAAACTGATTGTCAAAAGGTAA